Genomic DNA from Oncorhynchus clarkii lewisi isolate Uvic-CL-2024 chromosome 28, UVic_Ocla_1.0, whole genome shotgun sequence:
CTCAACGTGCCGTTTCTCAATATAAAAATCATATCATTCATGAGAGACATTAAGCCAAGAACTATGTGGGACGCTGGGCcaaagggagttgtagttttcattattcaaatattcaacctagttcagtgcagaaacatggtaattaactacaatgactaTAATCCATTGCGCCTGTTCCCATCTCAGACAGTGAAGGATAGcgtacacacagacagagcagtgtTGCCAATTTAGcaactttgtcgctatatttagcaagtattcagacccctctagtgacacattttcaaaaaagccACTAGTGACAAAATCTAGCAACTTTTTCTGGTGTTAGTGGAGACTTTTGGAGACTGACGTGAAAGCAGGTATCGTTCTTACTATTCTCAACGAACAGCGGGTGCTGCCGTGGGCCCCACCACCAtcccaaagcactcacaggcggcccagtcctcttacagctgcagtcagagcaggagatgttcaccccttcGCGTCCAGACTGCAAATTAATCGCGCAAGCGGGAAGctgccgctggctgatcccgccctggcttacattaaaaaaaacaattcacctgaattagggccagacaAGTTACCGTAATTTTCTCATATTGCCATTGACAGTTTtgttctattgtctctttttggtccatttagattgttaatgtagatcgtatacaaacaaaatgtttttaaaaagtggttaaaaatgttcatgttttactgtgacttgttgtaggttcctaagtggaccataaggttaaaaaccaaaccaaattaagaaaaataaaaaacaaaaaaatacagcgtccatcacaatttCATGGCCAATTACGCAAATTAGGTGATggcgtcatttagcgacttctagaaccgccaatagctactttccttactgaggagttgtcAACACTGGTCATGAGAGAGGAAAGTAACAACggcgagagggatagagacagttcGTGAGGTAGCTTTACCCAATTGATAGTTTTAGTAGTTTGTAATAGGTAGTTTTGTAAGTATGCCTTATgtactttgaagaactagtaaAATTATCTCTGCAGCATACTTAGGAAGCTACTAGCTCAAAGACTGTACAGTACGGAGAGCACAGAGATGGTTTTCTGGCTGGCTGCTAATGCcagagcagagatgagatgagatggtgACTTTATGGAATTAAAGATAGtcttcaactgaaatattttattactTCATAGTAATTTCCTATTTTTCTGTTGATGTCTACCAATGTGGACATATACAAGGGAAAGTTAGTTTTTTCTAATTAAATCCTCACTATTTTTTGCTTTGGAATTTCCTTGAAAAAActcaatttgtttaaaaaaatgcatTATCTAAACTGAAAACGAAAACCATGCTTATTTTTTAATAACCGAAActacctcaaaaagcactaatcgttCAGCACTGAAGGATAGTGTACCCAGATAGGGAAGGAAGCAAAGCTGCTAAGCAAACTGTGACGTTCGTCATATCTACAGCCAAGGAATTATACACATAACAAATACAGTAGGTCTGCGGTCAAAAAGTTGTTTCATGGCATACTTAGCTTGAGCAGAACTAAAAGCTTGAATGTTCGTGTCAAGCTCTCTTTCCAAGCCCAACGCCAAACACTGATCAGATGGAGACAGTTCAAAAGTTGAAGGCAGGCCCGCTAGTATTTTGAGTTGTGTGACAAAGCTGGGAAAAAAATATGGTCTTGCTAGAGGCCTGAAGTTTCAATCAATTTCTTAAATTTTATTACTGCTGCACCATTTATACAAGTACATATCATTTGAAtgcttacatttttattttactttgTTTGAATTAGAGGTGGTGTGAAGATAGCGGTAAGACATGGAATGAAATATCAACTGTAATTGCCATGAATGCAGACTTCAAAAAAGCTATTTTCCACTTCACCGAAAGACAGGACTACACAGGTTTACCCAACCACGGACATGCAATTACTTTgtcaagagaggaagagacaatcCCCCAAGTGACACACAACATTCTCGCAATGTTTCTACATCTAAATAAAATGTTGTGTGTCAACTGGGAGAAACTGACCGAAAGGTACTGTActcaatgaatgaatgaatgaatgaagtgaATAAATCTACATATaaagcaccagtcaaaagtttgggaacacctactcattcaagggtttttcttcatttataTCATATTCTACATTGAACTATAGTGacgacatcacaactatgaaataacacatatggaatcatgtagtaagcaaaaaagtgttaaaccaatcaaaatatattttatatttgagattctcaaagtagtcaccctttgcattgacagctttgcacactcttggcattctctcaaccagcttcatgaggtagtcacctggaatgcatttcaattaacaggtgtatcttgttaaatgtttatttgtggcaattctttccttcttaatctgGAAAAtgtaagaactttgaaagttaagcgcaattgcaaaaaccatcaagagctatgatggaactggctctcatgaggaccgccacaggaaaggaagacccagttacctctgctgcagaggataagttcattagagtgaccagtctcagaaattgcagcccaaatgcttcagagttcaagtaacagacatctcaacatcaactgttcagatgagactgcgtgaatcatgccttcatggttgaattgatgcaaagaaaccactactaaaaggacaccaataaggagaaacttgcttgggccaagaaacacgagcaatggacattagaccggtggaaatctgtcctttggtctgatgagcccaaatgtgagatttgtggttccaaccgccgtgtctttgtgagaggtgAACTGATgagctctgcatgtgtggttcccaccgaggagcatggaggaggtggtgttggggtgctttgctggtgacacagtcagtgatttatttagaattcaaggcacacttaaccagcatggcgtttgcgcttagtgggactatcatttgcttttcaacaggacaatgacaacacacctccaggctgtgtaacagctatttgaccatgaaggagagtgatggagcgctgcatcagatgacttggcctccacaaatcacccgaactcaaccaaattgagatggtttgggatgagttggactacagagtgaaggaaaagcagccaacaatgagggaactccttcaagactgttggaaaagcattccaggtgaagctggttgagagaatgccaagagtgtgcaaagttgtcatgaaggcagggtggctatttgaagaatataaaatatatgtaaaaaaacaaaatgtacaatttttttgtttactacacgattccatgtgtgctatttcatagttttgatgtcttccttattattctacaatgtagaaaatagaaaaaataaagaaaaccccttgaatgagtaggtgtgttcaaacctttgactggtactgtacacctACATATATTTTCATATATGTAACATATATGAGCAGAAAGAGTAAAAATGCATGGTGGTGGAGATGACAAGATTAGAGGCTCCCTTCCTTGTGCAGGTTTCTTCCATCTTACTACTCGAACATGTCACATGGTAGCCATGGTTACAGGGACCATGGCAGCTTGAGTAGGCTGTAGATGCCTCATGCAGTATCATTAATTTAGAACCCCCATCCCCAGACAACACTACTACTGTTGTCAGCTGGGCACAATCCCTTTTTAGGGTGTAAATGTATTGCACCTTTGTGATATAGGCTGAGAGCCATTGAGTTACATTGATTGAAACACAGTAGATGTCTTATTTCAATTGAAAATAaaacacagtgggggggggggggagagagtctATGCTGCAGTCAGAGTGGCCCAAAGGAACTGAGAATTGCCAATGTCTGCGAATTCAGAGCTGGAACGCCGAGAACAATCTACAAAGCTTTTCAGGATTTCTAGAAACATTTAAGAAATGCTTCAAACTGGCCTGATCATCTACAACTAATGTTTTTCTTAGAAAAACTAAGGTATAAgaatgttgtaaaaaaaaaaaaaaacacaaaaaaaaaaaaaactttagggCATTTTCATATCCCTAAGAATGCATCGACATATTGTACCTCTAGAAAAGTCTCAGAATTTCCAAAGTACCTCCTCTCAACTCTGACAGCGTCTGAACGAGGTGGCATGAACCTGTGGGGAAACAGGCGGCAAGAAACTGAGTGACCATATACAGCACGAACAACCCAAAAATACCAAATAAGTTGCCGACTATGGGAACAGCAAAGGGAACTCACTTGGCGCTAAAAACAGACGTGCCAGGTACGGTAGCAGAGAACACGGCACTCTGGAGAGGAGCGAGTTTGGAGAATGGGGGAGGGGGTGAGTCGAGGATGGGACAGACAGAGTGCATGTCCAGCTGGTAAATAGATTCAACCCCCCTTTCCCCCTCGTTTTCAGACATCGGCAGCACACTGTCTAGGGGAAATGTACGTGTATGGTCCCAGACTACAGAGGTCTctgagaagacagagagatgaaggCGGAGAATGCTGAATCCCAGAAATGGATGGAGGAAGGATGCTGTGGAATGGAGGGGCATATGGCTGACAGACTTTTATTCAAGTTCAAATACTACAGCAGAAAAAAAATAGAATAACCATAACAATAATAATCATCGGCAGCAGCAGCATCATCCTTCTCAAGGTTGTTGTCACAATCCTCCTCCAacaaatcattattattattattttaatattaATATGGGTGGgctattttattacattttttctcTATTTTACttcatttttgttgtttaatGTAATGTATTTTCTTAAAAGAGGTGTCCATTAATCTTGAACTTCCACGGTTTGATCCTTGCTTGGAACTGGGGCCTCTGTGGCATTGGCCTCCTTGACCAGTGCAGCGGACTCAGTGGCAGCCAGTGGTGCTGCTGTTGAACGAGCAGCCGGGGCCTCCTTGGCCGGGACCGCCGCTGCTGCTTCTGTGGGCTTGGCCTGGGGGGCAGAGGCAACAGGGGCCGCCTCGGCTTTAGCCGCTGGTACTGCGGGGGCCTCAGTCTTTTTAGCGTCGGCCTCGTCTTTGCTTTCAGCCTGGGCTGCGGGTGGTGCAGGCGCCTGGGCCTTGACCTCTGGAGCTTGGGCGGCTTCCTTAGTGGAGGGGGCTGGCTCTTTCGCAGGGGCGGCTGGTTTCTCCTTGGCTATGGGGGCAGGGTCGGTGACTTCCGCAGCCTTAGACACCTCCGCTTTGGGCTCTGCTGCAGGTTTTTCCGGCTCCTTGGCGGGAGGGGAGGCGCCCTTTTCTTCCTCCTTGGTCGTCGTGGTATCGGCTGCGGGCACATCCTTTGTGTCGTTAGCTATCTCGGTCTCGGCGGGAGCAGGGGCCTCGTCCTTTTTGTCGTTCTGAGGTTCGCTCTCCTCGGCTGTTGCGCCCTCTGGTTTGGCATCCTTGTCCTTGGCCTTCTCATCGTTTACATTGTATCCCTTCTTCTTTTTGCTGAGCTTGCCTCCCATTTTAGTCTCTGAAAGATCAAAAAGAAAGGAATTAATTTAGACTTTGGAAAAGCTTGTGGTGATATACTGATGCACTGCACTCTGGTACTCAACATTGATGTACCAAGTAGGATGTATGTATGCATTTAAGCAATTACAATACAAGTCAGGAAAATGTACTGCTTTCAACTGTTAATTTATGAACCAACAGAGGGATGGATTTCTACAAATCTGCTGCAGCAATGCTTAAGATTTTTCACAATGCTACTGCCTGAAAACACAAAGTTTTTCAGTGTTgatgttgatctaggatcaggtccccccagTCCCTGTAATGTTATTTATTGAGATCcgaaaggcaaaactgatcttaAAATCAGCATTCTTACTCTGAAACCCTTGATATACGGTCCCTGATCCGCATCTGGCTACTTCTACCTCTCAGTATGCAGACAGATTTTTTCAGCAAGTTTCGCCTTACACAGCTAGACTTCACTCGCTTCATATGTGCTAGTTACTCAAAACATCACAGTCCCTTTATTGAGTATGCAAAAAGCACTCCCGTCACTCAGACGCCAAGAGCGAGTGGAAATTAAAATATCTCTTACTCCTAACCACATGCACTCCTATCAAATAGCCCCTTAAAGTCCCTCTGAAGATTATTGCAGCAAGCTAATGGAATTCTCAGCAACAGATGATGCAAAGCTATACATTCCTCATGCACACATTCAACCCTTCGTTCATATTGGTGAAACACTGATTCAGAGGACTGGGGAGCGAGGGAGAAATTTCTACTACAAATATTAATAAACATCTGTTAAGGTGTCAAGTTGATGACCAACCTTCTGTAGTACCAATGGACTTGAAACTCCCGTCATAAAACTGCAATTATACTGTAATACGCATGATATAATAGTTATCATGAGCAGCCCAGGAGGCTTAAGTCtatatttattttctattgtACAATATTGCATGTGGCTTCCATGGCAACTTCATCAGCTAGTAACCTTGCTAGACTTAGTGATTAGTGGCATTGTCGTGACTGTTTGAAGTCAGTTGTCAAATCTTGACTAGGATGTGTTACATCATGCTAACagtgtcaaaaacatgtttttatggtGGATGGTCCAAATATAGGGTTATTAATACCTTTCCATTGAACAATGAGTTGGATTTGGGATCAGTGACAGGGATAAGAGGGCACTTCAGGTATCTCCTCCTCTAACAATTGAGTTATATAAGAAGTCAGACAGTGTCTGACCAGTGTCTGACTTGGCTTCTGCTGAACACATACCTGCAGGCTCTTGGCTCTCTCCATCTATTATAACGCAATTGAACCTGAGTGACCATCTGCCTCCGCTATGGGGAAGAGGATTTTTAATACCTAAAAATGTATCCAAATAGTGTACCTCCATATGCACATCCAATAGACCTAACAGGTGCCGAGTgctttataatatatatatatatatatatatatatatatataaaaaataataataataataaaaatatatatatatatatatatatatatatattatatagatattacatattatataGCAGAGTATTACATATATTCTCCACATTATCACATTACATGTAGCGAGATACTAAAGGCACTTTATGATGAacttaaaatgtttaaaaagccAGAAGATGAATGAGAATCAAATCGATAGATGAACCAATATATGTATCGTCCCAGTAAGGCAATTCATTGTGCAGCCTAGAGGTTTCAAACAATTTACAAACTCTTGACTTACTAACGTATTTCATAGTGTACTGGTGGAAAATTTGAATGTGCACTGTGCTTTACATCAAAACTGAAGACGTTGAGAGGTGTAGACAGATGTTTAAGATATGTGGCCCATTCGCGAAAGGCCCATGAATTGTGATGTAACCTCATGTCCATATAATCCATAGTGCTATCCCTAATATTTCACTGTCATGTGAATTGCTCTGAATGTCTACAGACTCCATACCGTTCCTATCACGGGTTTTTACAGATGACAATAGGGACTCTTTTCTACCCTGTACCATTTGACTGGCAGCCTGTGTGGCCACAATCCCTGACAAACATCCTCACACACTGAATTCTCTTCACAAAGACGCAGTGTCTCGCTCTGCAGTACATGTGGTTTAGTGTATGCAGGGGCTGGAACCAGACCAAAGGAACCGCTCCAATTCAGACACAAACGAGTCCATTTAACCTGCAAACAGCAGCCACTACATACGGATCCAAGAGAGATCGGACTTGTTCAGGTATGTAGTCACTGTTCACGACCGTTCCTCTATGACAGAATTTTGTCATGGAGCCATAGAAAATGCAAGCTTCGTCTTTAACTACAGGGCTCAGCCAATTCTATTTCCATTGCAATCAAACCAATATTTCATGGTTATTTTTTCTTGAACGCATAGTACTTAGTACTACATACATTgcccacacacatacattacagccttattctaaaatgtattcaataatttcctccctcatcagtctacacacaataccccataatgacaaagcaaagcaacgcaacttcttccatttaagaatgatggcggccactATGTGCTTggatcctttttccattgatcatccttgagatgtttctacaacttgattggacatgatttggaaaggcagacacctgtctctgagttcccacagttgacagtgcatgtcagagcacagatctggggaagggtaccaaaaaaattatgcagcattgaaggtccccgcctgagctcaatatcgaggctcatagcagagggtctgaatacttatgtaaaaagtATCTTTTTttatgttaatacatttgcaaacatatctaaaaacctgttttcgttttgtcattatggggtattgtgtgtagattgctgaggatgttttattttagaaaaaaagctgtaacataaccaaatgtggaacaagtcaaggggtctgaatacttccgaaggccctgtatgtatacagtaccagtcaaaagtctggacacacctactcattccagggtttttctttatttgtagaataatagtgaagacatcaatactatgaaataacactttttggttactacatgattccacgtgtcaaacaaatcaaaatatatttcatatttgaggtagccaccctttgccttgacagttttgcacactcttggcatcctctcaaccagcttcatgaggtagtcacctgcaggtgtgccttgttaatatttgatttatggaatttctttccttcttaatgagtttctTAATGagtttgtgttgtgacaaggtgtgtgtgtgtgtgtgtgtgtgtgggggggggggggggggaataggaagatagccctatttggtccaATATGGCAACTAAGTAAAccaaaatgacagtccatcattactttaagacatgaaggtcagtcaatacggaacatttcaagaactttgaaagtttcttcaaacgcagtcgtaaaaaccatatagcgctatgatgaaactgattCTCATGAGGACtggcacaggaaaggaagacccagagttacctctgctgcagaagatacattcattagagttaccagcctcagcaattgcagcccaaataaaacgcttcccagagttcaagtaacaaacacatctcaacatcaactgttcagattagacagcatgaatcaggccttcatggtcgaattgctacaaagaaaccactactaaaggacaccaataagaagagacttgcttggtctgatgagtccaaatttgcgatttttggttccaaccgccctGTTTTGTGAGACACAAAGTAGTTGAACGGTcaatctccgcatgtgtggttcccaccatgaagcatggaggaggtgtgatcgtgtgggggtgctttgctggtgacactgtcagtgatttatttagaattcaaggcacacttaagcagcatggctacgacagcattctgcagcgatacgccatcccatctggattgtgcttagtggtactatcatttgtttttcaacaggaaaatgacccaacacacctccaggctgtgtaagggctatttgaccaaggagagtgatggattgctgcatcagatgacctggcctccacaataacccCACCTCAAcacaactgagatggtttgggatgagtgagtggtgaaggaaaagcagccaacaagtgctcagcatatgcgggAACGCTTTCAAGACtaatggaaaagcattccaggtgaagctggttgagagaatgccaagtgtgtgcaaagctgtcaaggaaaAGAAtgtaaaatctcaaatatatttggatttgtttaacacttttttggttactacatgattccatgtgtgttatttcatagttttgatgtattcactattattctacaatgtagaaaatagaaaaataaagtaaaacccatgaatgggtaggtgtgaccatattgtgtgtgtgtgtgtgtgtgtgtgtgtgtgtgtgtatgtatgtatgtatgtatgtatgtatgtatgtatgtatgtatgtatgtatgtatgtatgtatgtatgtatgtatgtatgtatgtatgtatgtatgtatgtatgtatgtatgtatgtatgtatgtatgtatgtatgtatgtatgtatatatatacacagtgccttgcgaaagtatttggcccctttgaactttgcgaccttttgccacatttcaggcttcaaacataaagatataaaactgtatttttttgtgaagaatcaacaacaagtgggacacaataatgaagtggaacgacatttattggatatttcaaacttttttaacaaatcaaaaacagaaaaattgggcgtgcaaaattattcagcccccttaagttaatactttttagcaccaccttttgctgcgattacagctgtaagtcgcttggggtatgtctctatcagttttgcacatcgagagactgacattttttcccattcctccttgcaaaacagctcaagctcagtgaggttggatggagagcatttgtgaacagcagttttcagttctttccacagattctcgattggattcaggtctggactttgacttggccattctaacacctggatatgtttatttttgaaccattccattgtagattttgctttatgttttggatcattgtcttgttggaagacaaatctccgtcccagtctcaggtcttttgcagactccatcaggttttcttccagaatggtcctgtatttggctccatccatcttcccatcaattttaatcatcttccctgtccctgctgaatgaagaaaagcaggcccaaaccatgatgctgccaccaccatgtttgacagtggggatggtgtgttcagatgtgttgcttttacgccaaacataacgttttgcattgttgccaaaagttcaattttggtttcatctgaccagagcaccttcttccacatgtttggtgtgtctcccaggtggcttgtggcaaactttaaacaacactttttatggatatctttaagaaatggcttcttgccactcttccataaaggccagatttgtgcaatatacgactgattgttgtcctatggacagagtctcccacctcagctgtagatctctgcagttcatccagagtgatcatgggcctcttggctgcatctctgatcagtcttctccttgtatgagctgaaagtttagagggacggccaggtcttggtagatttgcagtggtctgatactccttccatttcaatattatcgcttgcacagtgctccttgggatgattaaagcttgggaaatctttttgtatccaaatccggctttaaacttcttcacaacagtatctcggacctgcctggtgtgttccttgttcttcatgatgctctctgcacttttaacggacctctgagactatcacagtgcaggtgcatttatacggagacttgattacacacaggtggattgtatttatcatcattagtcatttaggtcaacattggatcattcagagatcctcactgaacttctggagagagtttgctgcactgaaagtaaaggggctgaataattttgcacgcccaatttttcagtttttgatttgttaaaaaagtttgaaatatccaataaatgttgttccacttcatgattgtgtcccacttgttgttgattcttcacaaaaaaatacagttttatatctttatgtttgaagcctgaaatgtggcaaaaggtcgcaaagttcaagggggccgaatactttcgcaaggcactgtatatatatatatatatatatatatatatatttattttttttacttaaaatgAGTAATTGATTGTGGGAAATTcttacacaccacaaacacacaccaactcTACATGAATGACCACTTAGTGAAAGGGCAAGTCTTTTGTCTCTGGAATCACTGCAAGAGCAAATAGCAGTTAACGTCAATCACTGTTTCAACTTCCAAGTCGTGAGTACTTGAGTCACCACACATAATCTCAAAATGACCACTAAGGTCACACAGTATCTGTTATCTATCAATTGATGTCATCCTCATTTCCCTCATCTGGAGGACCAATGTATGACCAGCATGATGGTTGAAAGGGTAGAGAGCAAATCTTTCCTTGTGTAAAGTCTTATACTCAAGGCACCATTTTAACAGCACAAATTTGCAGCACTAACGTCATATGACTCCATACTACCCTCCTTCAGTGAAGTAGTGGAATTGTATTTTAAAACATCTTATTTTGCGATGTCCATGGGTGTCAATGATTTATTAATGTTTAGGGTGTAGCTAGTTGTGCACTTAACTGTTGTATTCCAATTACGTATTGAAAATAAATGCAGCGCTGAGTACTTTGAAATGAGTTGATGTGTTTCGACATAGCGTCCTGTTTAATACGGTCACAGGGATCTTGAAAACATTACGTACTTTATAGCAAGGACTAAAATGTTGACAATAAAACGAAGGGAACTTCTTACAGGTATTATTAATTCCTTATTAATGTCTTGTTACGGGAGTTATTTGTgccttataacacattataaacgGTTGTTGGCATGGAACCATGCCTTCTACTGTGCCTTTTGCTGTCTTTATCTGTGGAAATACTGTTATTAATAATCCATTAACAAGGCATTTATAAGGGCTTATTAATGCTTATTTGCCCTTATAAACCCTTGTTAGCATGGTACTTAtagtgcctctgtgtctgtgcctatTGTATTTCCCACAGCACTGTAACATGGCTGGCTCATGGTCATGACAGTAGCGTAGCCAGACAGAAAGGGAGGGCATCTCAGGATGGCAGCCTTGACCTTCAGTGTGTCATCCTAGACCACCGGTGAAAGGAGCCGCCGCCCCAGCCTGCCACTGCTACCGGATTACTGAGACCTCTGGGCCTCCTGGAGAGAAGTCCATCTGCCCCATaccagagagaaggaaagaaagaaggaaggaaaggggggaagaggagagagggacagagaagcaAAAAAGGGAGGTGGtggagagcgagggatagagaagACACTAAGGAGCCAGCAcggaagagagtgagaggaggaagaggggaggaagagaccaaGCAGTTAAAAAAGGGACAGGTAAATGAGATGAGGACAGAAACAGTGTGAAAGATGGACATTGTAAAatgagacaagagagagagaggtagatatgATTGCAAGGGACAACAGGACAGGAGAGAAAAGATTGTCCTAATCAACGAACCACACTATCTAACCTTAATGCTGAATCACCATCGCTTGAGTCTTCTGCATATCAAATGTTAATTTAGACTGACAACGTCAGAGCAGATTTTTTTATCACAATCATCTAGGAGAAGAGAGCCATTGGCGGTGGATACTGGATCATCAATCATGCCGTTGCTAACTTGGCT
This window encodes:
- the LOC139386662 gene encoding brain acid soluble protein 1 homolog, producing MGGKLSKKKKGYNVNDEKAKDKDAKPEGATAEESEPQNDKKDEAPAPAETEIANDTKDVPAADTTTTKEEEKGASPPAKEPEKPAAEPKAEVSKAAEVTDPAPIAKEKPAAPAKEPAPSTKEAAQAPEVKAQAPAPPAAQAESKDEADAKKTEAPAVPAAKAEAAPVASAPQAKPTEAAAAVPAKEAPAARSTAAPLAATESAALVKEANATEAPVPSKDQTVEVQD